The genomic interval CCGTCACTCCGCGGTCCGCGGCCTCGCCGATGGCGCGGAAGAAGTCGGCGGTGACCGCGTCGAGGCCCATCGTGTAGAAGACCGCGTTGACGCTGCGTTCGGCCGTGCGGATGTCCCGCGCCATCTCCTCGATCGTCAGGTCGTAGTCGATGTGCAGGTCCACGGAGTTGTTGCCCGTGAGCGGGAAGGCGCCCAGGTTCCGGTTGAGGGCGACCGCGGACTGGAGCCAGCTGGGGCTGCCCTGATCGAGGTCGGAGTCGGGGATCTCCTCGGCACGCTCGTGCATGAGGCGGTTGACGAGCCGCTGCTTCTCACGGCGCTTGCGGGGCAGCTGCGCCTTGCCCAGCATGAGGTAGAGCGGGAAGCCGACGAGCGGGAAGACCATGATCGCGAGCAGCCAGGCGATCGCGGAGCCGGGGCGCCGATTGCGGGGCACCACGAAGACCGCGAGGACGCGCAGGGCCACGTCGATGACGAGCAGGATCGAGCTGGCCAGCGTGACCCCGTGCGCAGAGATCCAGTGCCAGGCGGCGTCCATCCCTGTCTCTCTCGTGCGGGAACGGGCCCGGTGCCTCGCGGCGCTCGGACCCGTTCCGGTGGATCTGATGTCAGTTGTTGCGGAGGATCGCGAGGATGCGCAGGATCTCCAGGTACATCCACACCAGGGTGACGGCCACACCGAAGGCGCAGCGCCAGGCCATGCGGCGCGGGACGCCGTTCTTCACGCCGTGGGTGATGTCCTCGAAGTCCATCACGAGCGAGTACGACGCGAGGACCACGGCGATCGCGCCGATCGCGAGGCCCAGCAGCCCGTCGCGCAGGCTCGTGCCGGTCGCGATCATGACCCCGATGTTGACGACGCCGAACACGAGGTAGCCGATCATCGCGATCATGAAGATCTTGGTCAGGCGCGGCGAGGTGCGCAGCACCCCGGCGCGGAACAGGACGAGCACCGTGCCGGCGACCGCGAGGGTGCCGCCGACGGCCTGCAGGGCGACGCTCGGGCCCGAGTAGGAGTAGTCGATGACGCCGGAGATGCCGCCGAGGAGCAGGCCCTCGAAGGCGGCGTAGGCGATCACGAGCGCGGGCGACGGGTTCTTCTTGAAGATGTTGACGAGGGCCAGGACCGTGCCGCCGAGGAGACCGATGAACATGGCGGTCGAGGCCAGGCCCACGCCCGCCACCTCGCCCTCGGAGCCGGCGACCGCGCCGAGCACGACCGGCAGCAGGGCGACCGCGAAGCCGACCACGATGATCGTGCCGAGCGTGGCCGTGATCGCGTTGAGGGCGTCGCGCATGGTCATGCGCCCGGTGTCGTAGCCGGTCGCGGCGGGACGGGCGTACAGCGCCTCGAGGTCGTCGCGGGAGGCGGGCGCCTGCTGCCCGTGGCCCGGCTGCGCCGGGTAGGGCTGTCCGTAGCCTCGCTGGGCGGGCGCCTGCTGGCCGTAGCCGGCCTGGCCGTAGCCGCCCTGCGACCGGTCGTCGACCTGGGAGCCGGAGAAGCCCGCATAGCCGCTGGATGTGAATGCTCGGTCTTTGCCGAACACGATGTTGTGGCGAGCCAAGGCTCCTCCTTAGGGGCCGGGACGTCAGGGAGCGCGTGCGGAGCGGCGGTCGTGCGACCGCGCCCCGGGCGTCTCCATCGTATCGGGAGGGCCTGATCCGTGCCTGGAGGGCGTGGGCGCTCAGACCGAGGCGACGACCTCGCGGAAGCGGCGCAGCCGCTCGTCGCTGCTCTCGAAGAAGTCGGCGGGGCCGCCGTCGAGCAGCACCTGCCCGTCCTCGAGGAACACGACCTTGTCGGCCACGCGGCGGGCGAAGGCGAGCGAGTGGGTGACGACCACGAGCGTGCGGTCCTCCTGGGCGAGGTCCGCGAGCACCTCGACCACCTCGGCGGCGAGCTCGGGGTCGAGCGCGGAGGTGGGCTCGTCGAACAGGAGCACGTCGGGCTCCATCGCGAGCGCCCGGGCGATCGCGACCCGCTGCTGCTGACCGCCCGAGAGGCGGTCCGGGTAGGCGTCGGCCTTGGCGGCGAGCCCGACCTTGGCCAGGAGCGTCCGTCCCAGCTCCTCCGCCTCGGCCCGCGGCAGGCCGCGCGTGCTGACCGGGGCGAGGGTCACGTTGCCGAGCGCCGTGAGGTGGGGGAACAGGTTGAACTGCTGGAAGACCATGGTCGAGCGGCCGCGCACGGCCCGCACGGTGCGCCCGGTCAGCCGTCCGCCGAGCGTCACGGCGCCGTCGCCGAAGTCGAGGGTGCCCGCATCGGGGCGTTCGAGCAGGTTGATCGAGCGCAGCAGCGTCGACTTGCCCGACCCGGACGGCCCGAGCAGCACGGTGGTCCTGCCGCGCGGGATCTCGAGGGACACGTCGTCGAGTGCCACGAGCGGCCCGAAGGTCTTGCGGATGCCGCGCAGCACGAGCGGCGGGCGCGCCCCGGCCGCGCCGGGGCTCTCAGGTCGTGCGGACATGGCGGGACACCCTCTTCTCGAGCCAGCCCTGCAGGATGCTCAGCAGGGACACGATGACCAGGTAGATCGCCGCGACCTCGACGTAGAGGATGAGCGGCTCGAAGGTCGAGGCGGCGATCTGCCGACCCACCTGGAACACGTCGACGATGGTGATGGCGAACACGAGCGACGTGCCCTTGACCAGGTCGATGAAGTCGTTGGTGAGCGGCGGCAGGGCGATCCGGAACCCCTGCGGCGCGACCACCCGGAAGAACGTCGCGCGGCGGGACAGGTTCAGGGTCTGGGCCGCCTCGAACTGACCGCGCGGGATCGACAGGATCGCGGCGCGGATCGCCTCGGAGGCGTAGGCGCCGGTGTTGAGCGCGAGCGTCACCACCGCGGCCGCGAAGGCCGGCAGCACGACGCCCACGTTGGGGAGGCCGAAGAACACGATGAACAGCTGCACCACGAGCGGGGTCCCGCGGAAGATCCACACGTACAGCCAGGCGATCCCGGCGAGCGGTCGCGGCCCGTACAGGCGCACGAGCGCGACCACCACCGCGAGCACGAGCGCGATCGCGAAGGAGAGCAGCGACAGCGGGACGGTGACCGAGATGGTCGCCTCCAGCAGGCGCGGCAGCGAGCCCACCCAGAGCTCGAGGGCGCGGACCATGCCCGATCAGCCCTGCGGGGTCAGGTCGGTGCCCACCCACTGTTGGTAGATCGCCGAGAGGGAGCCGTCAGACTTCATGCCGTCGAGGATCTCGTCGATCTTGGCCTGCAGGTCCTCCTGGCCCTTGGGCATGATCACGCCGACGACGGAGTCGGTGGGCAGCTCCTCGTCGAGCAGGCGGATGTTCGCGTCGGGCTGCTCCTGGAGGTAGGTCGTGAAGGAGACGAGGTCGTTGCCGATCGCGTCGGCGCGTTCCTGGACCACCAGCTCGACGCCCTCGGCGAAGCCCTGCACGGGCAGGATCTGGGCGCCGAGGTCGGTCATCGCCTGCGCCCAGTTGCTCGTCGCGGTCTGGGCGGCGGTGCGGCCCTTGACGTCGGCGAGGGTCTGGATGTCGGAGTCCTTGGCCACGGCGACCCGCCCCGACACCTTCGCGTACGGCTCGGAGAACAGGTACTTCTTCTCGCGCTCCTCGGTGATGCCGACGTTGTTGATGACGATGTCGTACTTGCCGACGTCGAGCCCCGCGATGAGGGAGTCCCACTCGGTCTCGATGAACTGGGGCGTCGCGCCGAGCCCCGAGGCGATGGCGTCGGCGATGTCCTTCTCGAAGCCGACGAGCGTGCCGGAGTCGTCGTGGTACGCGTACGGCTTGTAGGTGCCCTCGATCCCGATCCGGACCGTGCCGGAGGAGGTGATGGACGCCAGCAGGTCGTCCGTGGCGGCCGTCCCGCCGTCGCTCGCGACGCTGCCGTCCTCCGAGCGGTTCTGGCTCGGGCCGCATGCGGCGAGCAGGGCGGCGAGGGCGGCGGTGGAGCCGAGCGCGAGGGCGCCGCGGCGGGTGGGTCGGATCGACGAGGTCATGGGGACTCCTGGTGGGATGGGCGGAACGGCTCAGCGGGCGGCCGCGAGGGCCTGGTCGAGATCGGCGACGAGGTCGGCGACGGCCTCGATGCCCACGGACAGGCGCAGCAGCTCGTCGCCGATGCCGGCGGCGGCGCGGTCCTCGGGGGTCATCGCCTCGTGCGTCATCGTCGCGGGGCGGCAGATGAGCGACTCGACGCCGCCCAGGCTCACCGCGTAGGCAGGGAAGCGCAGGGCGCGCAGGAACGCGACGCGGTCCAGTCCCTCGGCGAGCTCGAAGGAGATCACAGCTCCCGGTCCGCTCGCCTGGCTCGCGTGCAGCACGGCCTCGGCCTCGCTGAAGGAGCCGGGGGTGAGCACGCGGGCCACGTCCTCGTGGGCGGCGAGGTGGGCGGCGATCTCGACGGCGCTGGCCTGCTGGCGCTCGAGGCGCAGCGGAAGGGTCTTGATGTCCTGGATCAGCCGGTAGGAGTCGAACGGGGAGAGCACGCCGCCGAGCGCCTTCTGGGCGAGCGCGAACGTCTCGGCGAGCTCGTCGTCGTCGGTCGTGACGGTGCCGGCCAGGAGGTCGGAGTGGCCGGCGAGGTACTTCGTGGCCGACTGGACGACCACGTCGGCGCCGAGCGCGAGCGGACGCTGGAGGACCGGGGTCATGAAGGTGTTGTCCACGACCACGAGGGCGCCGTGGGAGTGCGCGAGGTCGACGATGCGCCGCAGGTCGGTGATCCGCAGGGTCGGGTTGGCCGGGGTCTCGACGAACACCATGCGCGTGTGCTCGGTGAAGTCCGCGTCGGTCAGGTCCCCCAGGTCGGTCACGAAGCGCCCCGTGACGCCGCGGCCCGGGAAGACCTTGTCGACGAAGCGGTAGGTGCCGCCGTAGACGCTCGCGGACAGGATCACCTCGTCGCCGCCGGCGAGCAGCGAGAACGCCGCGCCGGTGGCCGCCATGCCCGAGGCGAACGCGAAGCCGTGCCGCGCGCCCTCGAGCGCCGCGATCACGGTCTCGAGCTGGGCGCGCGTGGGGTTGGAGCCGCGCTGGTAGGCGTAGGCGCCGTCCTCGGTCGCGGGGTCGAGCTCGAACGTCGAGGCGAGGTGGATCGGGGGAACCACGGCACCGTGCTCGTGATCGCGCAGAGCTTGCACGGCGATGGTGTCGATGTGCACGGGGAGTCCTCCTGAGGGGGTGCGGGCGGGATGCGCGGGGCGCTCGCACGAGCCTAAGGCTCAGCTTGGGCTCCTCATAAACACCGATGACGAAGTGTGACGGGGCCGGGGTGAGTCGGGGCGGCGCGGGCGCCCGCCAGCCACGCCGCCGCGCGCCGATGTCCGACGGCGGACCGCAGCGGTGACCGCACGGTCCGCAGCGGGGCTCCGGGGCGCGCGTCGCGCGGACGAGCGCGGGGTGCGGGTGCGGGTGCGGGTACGGCGGTGTCCGGCGGGAGTCCGGGCCGGTGGCGCCGATCACGACCGGGCCGGGGTGTGCACGGGTCTTCGCGAATGCCTCACGAGGCCTCCGCGGGCGCGCGGCGTGGCGCGCGCCCGCGTGCGTCAGGCTTGAGCCATGCCGTCGTCCGCCGTTCTCGAGCCCGTTCGTCCGCTCCACCACCTTCCCCGCCGCGATGCGACCGCGACCGGTGTGCTGCGCGCGCTGGGCACCGGGCCGATGCCCGTCGTCGCCGAGGCCTCCGTCGTCGCGAGCACACGCCTCGCGGCGGACGAGACCGCGCCGGCCTCGGCGGCGCCCGCTCCCGCCGAGAGCGTGCGCTCGCTGCGGCTGCGCGACCTGACCACGGGCGGTGCGGCCGCGGCGGGCTCGTGGACGCTCGCCGCGCATCTGGGCCTGCTCGGCACGGCGACCGGCACGTTCGTGGTCTCGGTCGTCTCCGCGATCCTCGTGGCGCTCGCGGCCGACTCCCTCACGGGTCTGCGCCGCATGCTGCTGAACACCGTGCGCCGGGCGCGCCAGGCCGGGGTGCACCGCACGCGCGGCCCGCGCTCGGCGGGCGGAGGAGGCGCGTCGCGCGACGCCCGCGAGGGCGCCGTCCCGCTCCTCCCCCGCTGACCGTCTCGGCCCGGTCTCCCCGCGGCCCTGGCCCGCACGGCGGCAGCTCCTGGCGGTCCCCGGAGGCTCAGGTCCTGGCGTCAGCGGTGGTCGAGCGCGACGAGGTCGCGCTCGGTGTAGCGGCGGTGCTCGATCTCCTCGCGGAGCACGACCCGGAGACAGCGACCCACCGTGTACTCCTGGTCGGGATACTCCGGGCTGGGCCGGCGCCCGCAGATCCGCCGGAACCCGTCGTCGTCGAGCTCCGCGATGACGCGTCCGACGACCGCCGCCCGCGCCTCGCGCGCCCGGAGCACCTCGTCCAGCGTGGGTCTGGCATCGAGCGTCAGGCCGAGCTCCGCCGCCTTCTCGGGCGGGTACCCCGAGTCGGGGTAGCCGAGCGGGTGATACGGCCGATCCTCCTCCAGCACGGCGCTGCCCACCCACGCGTCGCTGCAGAACAGCAGGTGGCGCTGGGTCTCGACGAAGGGCCACTCGTCGCCGACCCGCTGCTGCAGGAGCGCCTCGAGCAGCTGCCGGGCACGGCGCAGCGTGCCGGCCCACAGCTCGGCGACGTGGGGCCAGAGCCGCCGGCAGGCGTCGGGGGTCTCGGCCTCCCGCACGAGGACCCGCTCGAGATGCCGGCGGTCCAGCTCGCCCTCGACGTACGCGGTCACGTCCACGTCGTTGACCACGACGTGCCGCAGATCGCCGGAGACGGAGACGTCGTGCACGAGCGAGTCGACGATCTGCAGCCCCGTGACGTCGCAGTCACGGATCACCACGCCGTCGAGCCGGCATTGGACGAAGTGCGCCCCGCGGAAGGCCACGGAGCGGCGGAGCTCCTCGGGCATGGTGCCTCCTGGTCCGGTCGACGGCCGCCGCGAGGCACGGCTCGGCCCGCGGTCCCGGTGCAGTCCGCCGCCAGCAGTCCGGCGTCGGGCGGCGCCCGTCCGGTACCCGGACGCTAGCACCGACGCCGCGCGCGGCTCAGGCGCGGACGATCTCGCCGTCGCGCGGCAGCGTCCCTCCGAACGTCACGCGCACGGCGCGGGCGCGCTCGACCTCCCGGTCGTCGATCGCCTGGACGTGGACGTGGGGCTCGGTGCTGTTGCCCGAGTTGCCGCAGTCGCCGAGCAGGTCGCCGGTGGTCACCTGCTGGCCCGCGTGCACGCGGATGCTTCCCCGGCGCAGGTGACAGAGGGCGACGACGATGCCGCCGTGCTCGATCAGGACATGGTTCCCGGCGAGCGCGACCCATCCCGCGGCGGCCCGACGGTGCTGGGTCAGCGCGTAGCCGACCGACGGCAGCCCTCGATAGGCCGGATGATCCGGCTCGCCGCCGTGCGCCGCGACGACGACGCCGCCGAGAGGCGCCAGGTTCGGGCGCCCGAAGCCGGGGAACCTGTCGGCGGGCTCGGGCCGCACGAGCGAGCCGAGGGTGATCGGCGCCGTGCGTCCGTCCTCGGACGTCGGCACGAAGTCGATGGCGTAGCTCGAGGCGAGCATGCGCGTGCCGTGGCTCGGCACCCGGCTGGCCGGGCTGTACCGCGCGATCCAGCACCCGGTGAACGGGTACGCGATGTCGAGGGAGGCGGTCATCGTGCAGTCTCCTCGTCGCTCGGCGACGTCTCGCCGCGGGGCCCGCTCGGCCCCGCACGAGGCTCGACCTCGGTCCAGGCCACGATACGCATCGCGCGCACCGGGGCCTCGCCGCACACCCGCACAGGACGACGACACCTGCCGGCCGTGAGGCCGACAGGTGTCGTCGTGGAGGGCTCACCGTCCCGGCCGCGCCGGGGCCGGTCGTCTCAGCAGACGGCCGGGAGGGCGCCCGTCGTGACGGGGATGGCCCCGGTGATCGCGGGGATCGCCCCCGTGGTCGCGTGGAGGCGCTCGCCGCGTCGGGCGTCGGCCTCACGGCCGCGCACCGCGCCGACGCCCGCGCCGCCCAGGCCGCGCAGCGAGTCGAGGGAGACGACCCTGCTCATGGCGTGGGCACGGCGCTTCACGAGCGCACGCTGGGCGCCGAGGGTCGTGAGCACCATGGCGAAGCCGCACGCGGCGAGGAAGATCGCGACCACGGCCGGGGCGCGGAAGCCCAGGCCCGCGGAGATCACGGCGCCGCCGAGGGCCGCGCCCAGGGAGTTGGCGACGTTGAACGCCGCGTGGTTCAGCGAGGCGCCGAGCACCTGGGACCGGCCGGCGGCGCGGATCAGCCAGGTCTGCACGGCCGGCGTCACCATCGAGTTGGCGAGGTTGACGAAGAAGACCGTGACCAGCAGCCCCGGGGCCGACGAGGCGAACAGGAACAGCGCGACGAGCGCGAGGATGTACGCCGGGAAGCCGATCAGCAGGGTGCGGGTGCCCGAGCGGTCGGAGGCCCAGCCGCCCAGCAGGTTGCCGAGCGTCATGCCGAGGCCCGCGCACGCGAGCACGACGGGCACGAACGCGGCGGTGGTGCCCGCAACGTGCTGGGAGATGTCGGCGATGTAGCTGTAGATCGCGAAGCTGCCGGAGAAGCCGACCGCCGCGATGCCGGCCACGGCCCACACCTGCTTGGAGCGGAAGGCGCTCAGCTCCTCGAGGATGCTGCGCTCGGCGGGCCGCTCCTGCGGCGGGACGCTGAGGCTCAGCAGGGCGATCGTCGCGATGAAGACGGCGGCGATGATGAGGTAGCTCATGCGCCACCCGAGTCCCTGGCCGAAGGCGGTCAGGAGGGGGACGCCGATGAGGTTGGCGACCGTGAGGCCCGACAGGGCGAGTGCGACGCCCTTGCCCTGGCTGCCCTCTCCCATGAGGGAGGCGGCGATGAGGGAGGCGACGCCGAAGTAGGCGCCGTGCGGGATGCCGGCGATGAAGCGGGCGAGCACGGTCAGCTCGAAGGTGGGCATGAGCGCCGACAGGACGGTGCCCGCGAGCAGAGCGGCGGCCAGCAGCACGATGAGCTTCGTGCGGCTCATGCGCACGGCGAGCAGCGCGACCGTGGGGGCGCCCACGACGACACCGGCCGCATACGCGCTGATGGCCAGGCCCGCCTGGGCGATGCCGGCCTCGGGGGAGGCGGACATGAGGCCCGGCAGGAGCGAGTGGGCGATGCCGGGCAGCAGCCCCATCGAGACGAACTCGCTCGACCCGATGCCGAAGCCGCCGAGGGCCAGGGCGAACAGGGCCAGCCGGCGGCGTGCCGGGCTGATCGGGGCCGGGTGTGCGGAGCCGAGCTCCGGGCGCTCTGCCCGGCGCGGGAGCCGGGGGCGCAGACGCTGGGTCAGAGAACGGGGGTCGAGTCGTGCTGATGTCACGCGACCACGATAAGCCAACGCTGTTGCTATATGTCAACGCCCCCTCCCCCGCCATCGCCCGTGCGGTGCGACACAGAGCGCGCCGGGGCACCGGACACGCCGTCGGGCGCGGACCCCGCCCGGCCCCCGGGAAAGCCGCGCGGACCCCGCCCGTGGCCCGCGTGGGCCACAATGTCTCGGGTGAGCAGCGGAGCCCATCTCGATCTCGTGCGCGGCGTCAACGACGCCGGCGTGCTCGCCCTCCTGCGCGGAGGCAACCCGATGGCCCGCCACGACATCGCCGAGGCCCTCGACGTCACCCCGCAGGCCGTCACCAAAATCCTCGCGCGCCTCGGCGAGCGCGGCCTCGTCGAGGAGGCCGGCACGGTGAGCGCGGGCCCCGGCAAGCCGGCCGTGCTGCACCGCCTCGTCCCGCGGTCGCGGCGTGCGATCGGGGTGCACGTCACGCGCACCCGCGTGCGGGCCGTCATCGTCGACCTGACCGGGACGATCCTCGCGGCGTGCGAGCGCGATCTCGAGGCGGGCACCTCGCCCGACCGCCTCGTCGACATCGTCGCCGAGCTCGCGACGCAGCTGCGCAGCACGGGCGAGGGAGCCCTCGTCGGCATCGGCGTCGGCATGCCCGGCTCCGTCGACCACGACGCCGGCGTGTTCCGCGGATCGGAGGCCTCGGACCCGTGGAGCGGCCTGGCCCTGCGCGCCCGGCTCGTCGAGCGCCTGGGCCTGCCCGCCCTCGTGGAGAACGACTCGACCGCGGCGATCGTCGCGGAGTCCTGGAGCTCTCCGCACGCCGTGCCCGACGCCGCGCTCGTGCTCGTC from Brachybacterium huguangmaarense carries:
- a CDS encoding Bax inhibitor-1/YccA family protein, with product MARHNIVFGKDRAFTSSGYAGFSGSQVDDRSQGGYGQAGYGQQAPAQRGYGQPYPAQPGHGQQAPASRDDLEALYARPAATGYDTGRMTMRDALNAITATLGTIIVVGFAVALLPVVLGAVAGSEGEVAGVGLASTAMFIGLLGGTVLALVNIFKKNPSPALVIAYAAFEGLLLGGISGVIDYSYSGPSVALQAVGGTLAVAGTVLVLFRAGVLRTSPRLTKIFMIAMIGYLVFGVVNIGVMIATGTSLRDGLLGLAIGAIAVVLASYSLVMDFEDITHGVKNGVPRRMAWRCAFGVAVTLVWMYLEILRILAILRNN
- a CDS encoding MFS transporter, yielding MTSARLDPRSLTQRLRPRLPRRAERPELGSAHPAPISPARRRLALFALALGGFGIGSSEFVSMGLLPGIAHSLLPGLMSASPEAGIAQAGLAISAYAAGVVVGAPTVALLAVRMSRTKLIVLLAAALLAGTVLSALMPTFELTVLARFIAGIPHGAYFGVASLIAASLMGEGSQGKGVALALSGLTVANLIGVPLLTAFGQGLGWRMSYLIIAAVFIATIALLSLSVPPQERPAERSILEELSAFRSKQVWAVAGIAAVGFSGSFAIYSYIADISQHVAGTTAAFVPVVLACAGLGMTLGNLLGGWASDRSGTRTLLIGFPAYILALVALFLFASSAPGLLVTVFFVNLANSMVTPAVQTWLIRAAGRSQVLGASLNHAAFNVANSLGAALGGAVISAGLGFRAPAVVAIFLAACGFAMVLTTLGAQRALVKRRAHAMSRVVSLDSLRGLGGAGVGAVRGREADARRGERLHATTGAIPAITGAIPVTTGALPAVC
- a CDS encoding ROK family transcriptional regulator gives rise to the protein MSRVSSGAHLDLVRGVNDAGVLALLRGGNPMARHDIAEALDVTPQAVTKILARLGERGLVEEAGTVSAGPGKPAVLHRLVPRSRRAIGVHVTRTRVRAVIVDLTGTILAACERDLEAGTSPDRLVDIVAELATQLRSTGEGALVGIGVGMPGSVDHDAGVFRGSEASDPWSGLALRARLVERLGLPALVENDSTAAIVAESWSSPHAVPDAALVLVEDGIGAGLRLGDVLHRGAHSDAGEVGHTVVVLDGEPCTCGRRGCAQAEHAAALARGDVARAARILASVVVDLVVLLDVDRIILAGRSIHRHHAAYLDAVRGAMATELPRHDWLHVEVLVSTHGDDAIALGAAAEVLEDEFGVPAALAGPA
- a CDS encoding amino acid ABC transporter ATP-binding protein, which produces MSARPESPGAAGARPPLVLRGIRKTFGPLVALDDVSLEIPRGRTTVLLGPSGSGKSTLLRSINLLERPDAGTLDFGDGAVTLGGRLTGRTVRAVRGRSTMVFQQFNLFPHLTALGNVTLAPVSTRGLPRAEAEELGRTLLAKVGLAAKADAYPDRLSGGQQQRVAIARALAMEPDVLLFDEPTSALDPELAAEVVEVLADLAQEDRTLVVVTHSLAFARRVADKVVFLEDGQVLLDGGPADFFESSDERLRRFREVVASV
- a CDS encoding transporter substrate-binding domain-containing protein, which translates into the protein MTSSIRPTRRGALALGSTAALAALLAACGPSQNRSEDGSVASDGGTAATDDLLASITSSGTVRIGIEGTYKPYAYHDDSGTLVGFEKDIADAIASGLGATPQFIETEWDSLIAGLDVGKYDIVINNVGITEEREKKYLFSEPYAKVSGRVAVAKDSDIQTLADVKGRTAAQTATSNWAQAMTDLGAQILPVQGFAEGVELVVQERADAIGNDLVSFTTYLQEQPDANIRLLDEELPTDSVVGVIMPKGQEDLQAKIDEILDGMKSDGSLSAIYQQWVGTDLTPQG
- a CDS encoding trans-sulfuration enzyme family protein is translated as MHIDTIAVQALRDHEHGAVVPPIHLASTFELDPATEDGAYAYQRGSNPTRAQLETVIAALEGARHGFAFASGMAATGAAFSLLAGGDEVILSASVYGGTYRFVDKVFPGRGVTGRFVTDLGDLTDADFTEHTRMVFVETPANPTLRITDLRRIVDLAHSHGALVVVDNTFMTPVLQRPLALGADVVVQSATKYLAGHSDLLAGTVTTDDDELAETFALAQKALGGVLSPFDSYRLIQDIKTLPLRLERQQASAVEIAAHLAAHEDVARVLTPGSFSEAEAVLHASQASGPGAVISFELAEGLDRVAFLRALRFPAYAVSLGGVESLICRPATMTHEAMTPEDRAAAGIGDELLRLSVGIEAVADLVADLDQALAAAR
- a CDS encoding DinB family protein; its protein translation is MPEELRRSVAFRGAHFVQCRLDGVVIRDCDVTGLQIVDSLVHDVSVSGDLRHVVVNDVDVTAYVEGELDRRHLERVLVREAETPDACRRLWPHVAELWAGTLRRARQLLEALLQQRVGDEWPFVETQRHLLFCSDAWVGSAVLEEDRPYHPLGYPDSGYPPEKAAELGLTLDARPTLDEVLRAREARAAVVGRVIAELDDDGFRRICGRRPSPEYPDQEYTVGRCLRVVLREEIEHRRYTERDLVALDHR
- a CDS encoding amino acid ABC transporter permease; amino-acid sequence: MVRALELWVGSLPRLLEATISVTVPLSLLSFAIALVLAVVVALVRLYGPRPLAGIAWLYVWIFRGTPLVVQLFIVFFGLPNVGVVLPAFAAAVVTLALNTGAYASEAIRAAILSIPRGQFEAAQTLNLSRRATFFRVVAPQGFRIALPPLTNDFIDLVKGTSLVFAITIVDVFQVGRQIAASTFEPLILYVEVAAIYLVIVSLLSILQGWLEKRVSRHVRTT
- a CDS encoding M23 family metallopeptidase gives rise to the protein MTASLDIAYPFTGCWIARYSPASRVPSHGTRMLASSYAIDFVPTSEDGRTAPITLGSLVRPEPADRFPGFGRPNLAPLGGVVVAAHGGEPDHPAYRGLPSVGYALTQHRRAAAGWVALAGNHVLIEHGGIVVALCHLRRGSIRVHAGQQVTTGDLLGDCGNSGNSTEPHVHVQAIDDREVERARAVRVTFGGTLPRDGEIVRA